The Pimelobacter simplex genomic sequence CTCGCGCCGCGCCTCGGTGAGCCGGCGGCCGTTGTCGCGCAGCGCGGCCAGCGCCGCGGAGGTGCTCCCGGCGTCGGAGGTCGCAGGCGGCTGGGCCAGCGCGGTGGCGCGGGTCCGCTCGCTCCAGCGCAGCAGGCTGCGGGGGTCTTGAGCCGCGTGGCGCAGCGCGAGCGCGGTCAGCTCGCGGCCGTGGGCGGTCGCCAGGGCGCGCAGCTCGGACGAGCCGATCAGGCGCCGGTGCTCGTCGAGCGCGTCGAGGCCCGCCGCGGCCGCGCGGAGCACGCCGCCCCGGTCGCCGTACGCCTCGCGGTCCAGCGCCCGGGCCTGCCAGGCACCCGCCCGCACCAGCGCGTTCGGGTTCCGGCGGTACGCCGCGGCGCGCTCCCACGCGCCGTGCCGCGCGTCGGCAGGCCCCAGCCGTCCGGCCAGGGTCAGCGCGAGCGGAGCCTCGTCGGCCCCCTCCGCGTCGAGCGCGTCGGCGACCGCGCGCGCCTCGGCCGGGCCACCCCGGACCTGGAGGGCGACCAGCCGCGCTCGCAGCGCGAACCAGGTCCGGCCCTGCCGCACGAAGCGGTCCCGCGCGGCCCGCGCCTCGACCAGCGCCTCCTCCGGCGCACCGGCGGCGAGCAGCGCCTCGGCCAGCGCGAGCCGGAACTGCGCGTCCTCGTGCGGCGCCAGCGTCGTGCTCGCCCCGTAGTCGCGCAGCAGCCGCGCCGCCTCGGGAGCCAGCCCCGCCCGGCGGTACGCGGCCGCGTGGAGCGCGACCGCCTCGAAGCGCGAGGGCCGCCCGGCCGCGCGGTGGGCGGCCAGCACCTCGCCGTAGATCCGCAGGCAGGCCGCCAGGTCGCCCCGCGCACCGGCGATCTCGGCGAGGTTCTCGACGGCCTTGAGCCGCTCGACGGCCGCCCCCTCGGCCGCCAGGACCCGCTCCCCCGCGACGACCTCGCGCTCGGCGAGGTCGACCTGGCCGAGCGCGAGATGGACGTGCCCGAGCCAGATCCGGGCCCGCGCCTCCCAGAGCGGCAGCCCGGCCTCGGCGGCGCCGTCGCGGGCGGCGGTCAGCACCGGCAGCGCGTCGGCGAACCGGCCGACCACGGCCAGCGTGCCGCCGTACCGGAGCTGGACCTGGGCGCCCACCGCCCCCTGAGCCCCCGCGCAGGCGCGGGTCAGGTCGGCGAGACCCGCGGTGGTCCGGCCCGCGAACACCAGGGTGGTGCCGTACGTCGCCCGCACGTCCCGCTCCCGATCGGCATCTCCGCTCCGCCGGGCGTCCGCGATCCCCGCGCGTAGCGCCGCCAGCGCCTCGGGGATCCGGCCCCGGTCGCGGTGCACGATGCCCAGCGCGTGGTGCGCGAAGGAGCGGGCCCTCGGGTCCGACGTACCGGCGAGCAGGGCCGTGGCCCGGCGCACCGTCGCGTCGGGGTCCTCGTTCGCGAGCCCGAGCAGCTCTTCCACCGACTCCATCGACGACCTCGCATCCTTGTCCGGCCCGCGGAGCGGGCACTACGGTAGCGCCGCCGGGAGTCCGCACCACCGGCTCGGACCACAGGAGCGGCCATGAACGATTCCGTCCGTCCCCCCGCGCCGGGAGCGCGCCTGAGCCCTCGGGACGCCGAGCGGCTGCGCATCCAGGTCGGCGTCATCCGCAAGGCGATGAAGCACAAGATCGGCACCGGCCCGGTCAAGGGCTCGGTCCCGCCCCGTGACGACGAGGCGCACTACCTCTTCCGGGCCGGGCACGCGCTGGTCCGCGAGAAGGACGCCGCCCGCATCGACCGGTTCTTCGCCGCCCGGGGCAAGGAGTTCCGCGGCGGCCTGGTCCGCAAGGAGACCCGGATGCCCGGGCTCACCCTGGTCGCGCTGCCCCAGCGGCTCGACGGGCGCGACGACGTCCTGGCCACGCTCGACGAGCTCGACCGCGACCTCGGCCCGGGCCTGGTGACGCCGGACCACGTCGTCTACGTGACCCCGACGGGCACCCTGTGCCCGGCCACCGAGCCGATCGCCGGCAAGGACCTGCCGGACGCCGTCTTCCCCCCGCCCTCCTGCGATCCCTCGATCGGCAAGGGCGTCCGGGTCGGGGTGGTCGACACCGGGATGTGGATGCCGGCCGTGACCAGCCCGGTCACGCCCTGGCTCGACGGGGTCGTCGCCGACCCGGCCGACCAGGAGGTCGTCGACCCCGCCGACATCCATCCCTACGCCGGCCACGGCACCTTCGTGGCGGGCGTGGTCCGCTGCCTGGCGCCCGGGACCCGGATCGAGGTCGAGGGCGTGCTCACCCACGGCGGCGCGGTGTTCGAGTCCGACATCGTCGCCCAGCTCGACGAGGCGCTGCGCGACGACGACCACCCGCAGCTGATCAGCATCTCCGCGGGCACCCACACCCGGCGCGACTTCGCGTTGCTCGCCTTCGAGATCCTGGCCGCGGCGCACGGGCTCGACGACGGCGAGGAGACGCTCGTCATCGCCGCGGCCGGCAACGACGCCAGCAGTGACCGGTTCTGGCCCGCGGCGTTCCCGTGGGTGGTCTCGGTCGGCTCGGTCGATCCCGACGGCGCGGTCTCGGACTACTCCAACGTCGGGCCCTCCTGGGTCGACGTCTACGCGCGCGGGCGCGACCTGGTCAACGCGTTCCCGCAGGGCACCTACACCTGCTACGAACCACCGCACCTGGGCGAGGTCCGGGAGTTCGACGGCCTCGCCCGCTGGAGCGGTACGTCGTTCGCGACCCCCGTCGTCACCGGGCTCGTCGCGGCCCGGATGAGCGCGACCGGCGAGCCCGCGCGGACCGCCTGGGCCGCCGTGCATGCGGCCGGCACCCCGTCGGTCGACCCGCGCGGCGGGCACATCACGACCGTGGGACCGCTGACCTGAGCCTGGCTCAGAGGGTCACCCAGGGCGTGGTGAGCACGCGGTCGTCGCGCTCGACCACCACCCGCAGCGGTCCCAGCGTGACGCCCTCGACCCGGAAGAAGCCGGACACGTCGGCCCGCACCGCCACCGGCGCGGCGTCCGTCCGCTCCAGGCGGACCACGGCGCCCGGCTCACCGACGACCTCGCCGAGCAGCTCGCCGCCGGCGAGGTCGTGCTCCAGCTCGAGGGTCAGCCCGGCCTGTTCGAACGACAGCGTGCGCGGCCCTGCGGCACCCGCGTCCGACGAGCGGACCGCGGCCCCCGCGTCGAGCGCCGAGTCATGCAGCAGCGCCGCCAGCTCGGCGTCGACCGCACGCCAGGTGAAGGCCGCGCGGGCGGCGTCCCGGCGGCGCTGGGGGACGGCGGCCCCGTCGGCCAGCGCCCGGCCCAGCAGCGCGAGCAGCTGGTCGTCGCTCAGGTTCTCGTGCTCACTCATCCGAGCCTCCCCACGAGGTCGGGGCCGAGCCCGCGCAGGGCGCGGGTCCGGCGCAGCTGGTCCAGGGCGCGGGCCCGGGTGGGCCCGATGCTGCCGATCGGCATGCCGAGCAGGCGGCTGATCTCCTCGTAGGCGACCGGCGGGTCGGCGAGCAGCAGCAGGAGCAGCTCGCGCCGCGCCGCGGGCAGCTCGGCCAGCGCCTCGGCCAGCACGTGCACGCGCTCGGCGTCGAGCAGGCCGGCATCGGTGGTGTCCTCGGTGACCGCGTCGAGCCCCGCGTCGTCCTGGGGATCGACCGGACGGACCCGGCCGCGGGCGGCGAGCAGGCGCAGGCACTCGTTGCGGGTGGTGGTCCGGATCCAGCCCGGCAGCGCGTCCGGCTCGCGCAGGTCGCCGAGGTGCTCGACCAGCCGCAGCCACACCGTCTGGCTGACGTCGTCTCCGTCGGCCTCGGTGAGCCGGTGGCGCCGGACGATCGCCTCGACGAGCGGCAGGAAGCGGTCGACGATCGTGTCCCACGCATGCTGGTCTCCTTCCCGCGCGGCGGGGACGAGCATCGAGAGCGGACCGGTCACGGGGGCATCGTCCCGCACAACAGACCCCCGGGCCAGCAGGCGTGATACATCGAATCTCCGGGTATCAGGAGCCGCATGCCCCCGCTCCTCCTTCCACCTGCGGTTTCCCCGTCCGCAGTCCCGGAAGGACCCCCTATGAGCTGGACCGAGACGCACGAGCGCCTCCGCATCATCCGCGAGGTCGAGGCGGTCGCCGCCGCCGACATGAGCGGCGCGGTGCCCTGGCGCGTGGAGTGGCAGCGGTACTTCGACGGACCCGACGGTCTCGTCGCCGCGCTCCGGGCCCGCTGGCTGCGCATGTGCGAGGCCCAGCTCGACGCCGCGCAGGGCGAGGACCAGCTCCACGACGCGCACCGCCGGCTGCGTCGTACGGAGTCCGGGGTGCTCGAGATCCTCCGCAACGTCGAGGCGCGCGACGGCGCCGACCTCGACGTCCTCAGGCTGGCGGGCCCGCGCCGCTCTTCCACCCTCCTCCCGGAGCGGGCCCGCCACACCTCTCCCCGACGTGGGGGCGCGGCATGAGCCTCGGCGCGACGTACGTCGCCGCGACCACCCGGCTGCCGCTGCTCGACCGGCGCGAGCGCCAGGTGCTCCAGCTCGTCGCGCTCGGCAGGAGCCGCGACCAGATCGCGGCCCAGCTCTACCTGGATCCGGTCGCCGTCGAGGAGCTCTGCACGCGGATCTTCGCCACCCTCGAGCTGACGCCGACACCGCACCTGGACCGGCGGGTGCTGGCGGTGCTCACGCTGGGCCAGTCCGCTCCCTAGACCCGACGGCGACGCGGACCGCCTCCGCGACCCGGCCTGTGGGGGGCCGGGTGCGGGGCGGGACGCGACCAGACCCCGTGCCCGCGCACCCGGGATGACAGGTGCGGTGGACACGGGGCCGGCGGGGCCGGCGACCGGGTGGGGCCAGGTCGCCGGCCCTTCACGGCCGACTCGATGATGGGGACAGGGCGAGCGACGGCCGTGGTTCGGGGGCGTGCGGCTAGCGCACGACGGCCAGGACGGCAGGACCGGCGAAGGCGAGCACGACGAGCGCCGCACCGAGCACCACCTGGGCCCGGGCCCGTCGCGAGCGGCGATGCCGGCGCCGGACCGGGCTGGTCGTCATCTGCATGCTGGTGCTCTCCTCGTGGCGCCGGTGTCGCTAGCAACCTAGGGACGCCGGGGCGGGCCTCACCAGCGATCTCCGGCGGGCGTGCGCAAAACGCCGATCCCACGGGGCGTTCGGCGACAGCAGCGGTCTGAGATGCGCCTCAGATCGCCGATTTGCGAACAGTCGTCGACGTTCTGCGATCCCCGCCCCCCGCGCTGCGTTGGGCGCGAGTGTGAGGAAGGAGCACCCGCCCGAGGACCACGCCCGGCTCGACGTCGCGGGAGGCGACGCGTGGGCGGAGCTGGTCGCCGGCGCCTTCGTGCCACTGCGCGTCGACACCGACGAGCCCGGCTTCCGCGGCGCGATGCGCGAGCAGCTGGTCGGCGACCTCGCGATCAGCCAGGTGGCCTCGACCCGGGTGACCGTCTCGCGCACGGCCCGGTCGACGGTGACCGATCCGCGCGAGGTCGTGATGCTGTGCCTGTTCCTGCGGGGGAGCGGTACGACGGTCCAGGACGGCCGGATCACCCAGTTCACCGGGGGCGGCGGTTTCCTCCTCGACGGCGACCAGCCCTACAGCCTGCGCTTCTCCGACGGCAACGAGGTGCTCGCCCTGCGCCTGCCCCGGCAGTACCTGGAGATCAGCAACCACACGCTGGGCCGGCTCACCAGCCGCGAGGTCCCCAAGAGCGCCGCCGGGCTCAACGTGCTGCGCCGCTACCTCTCCGGCCTGGTGGCGATGCGTCGCCCTCTGCCGCAGGAGCAGCTCGAGCAACAGCACGAGCTCGCGCTCGAGCTGCTCCACGCCGCGCTGCACCCGATGGTCTACTCCGAGCACTCCCGGGCGTTGATGAGCGGCGCCGCCATCTTGGCCAGCGCCCGCTGGTTCATCGACGTGCACCACGCCGATCCCCGCCTGACCGTCGAGGACGTCGCCCGCGAGTTCATGGTCTCGCGCCGGCACCTCGAGACGCAGTTCGCGCGCCTCGGGCCCGGACCGGCGGCGTACCTGCGCCGGGTGCGGCTGCGCCACGCCGCGCGGCTGCTCCGCACCGGGCGGCGCGGCCAGGTGGCGGCGATCGCGGCGGCGTCCGGGTTCAGCGACGTCAACACGTTCGTCCGGGCCTTCCGCCGCGAGTACGGCGCCACGCCCGACGAGTGGCGCCGCAGCGAGCAGCGCGGGCCCCGCCCCGGGGCCGCGGAACGCCGCAGGACCGACCTGCTCAGCGACCTCAGCGGCTTCGACTGGACCGATCCGGGCTTCGACGCATGACGAAGCAAATCGACGATTTGCGAACAATTTGCCGCGTTTTGCGAACAGAAGGCGACCGCGCATGGTTAGCAGGGTGTGGACGACATCCTGCCCAACGAGCACCTCGCCGTGACTGGCCTCGACGAGTGGTCACAGCTGTGCAGCACCGCCTACGTACCGCTCAAGGTCAGCGCCACCCGCGACTTCCGAGGCGCCCTGCGCGAGCGCGAGCGTGGGCCGCTCAGCCTCAGCCAGGTCAGCGCGACCCCCTCGACGGTCCAGCGCACCAGCCGGCTGGTCACGACCGACCCGCGCGAGGCGCTGCTGTTCGCGGTCTTCGTGCGCGGGCGTGGGGTGATCTCTCAGCACGGCCACGAGGACCCGGTGCGGTCGGGGAGCGGCTACGTCCTCCAGTCCGACCAGCCCTACGGCCTGAGGCTGCACAGCGACAACGAGATCCTCATCCTCCGCACGCCGGCCGAGCTGACCGGGCTCGCCCCGGCCGTGCTGCCCACGATCGCCGGGCGAGTGCTGCCACCGGGCACCGCCGAGCTCGAGGTGCTCACCCGTGAGGTCGCCACCGCCCTGCTCGGAGAGCAGCCCGCGCCGGGGCCCGAGCTCCTGCTCGATCTGCTCCGGGCCGTGACCCACCGCACCCTCTACGGCGATCGCTCCCGGCCCTACCTCAGCGGCCCGGCACTGTGGGCCAGCGCGCGTTGGTACCTGGAGCGCCACCACAGCAACCCGCGGCTCAACCTCGACGACGTCGCCGCCCGGTTCATGGTCTCCCGGCGGCACCTCGAGCAGCAGTTCGTGCGCCACGGCGCCGGCCCGGCGGCCTACCTGCGCAACGTACGCCGCGAGCGCGCCGCCCACCTCCTGCTGGCCGACCGCTCCACCACCGTCGCCCGGGTGGCCCGGTCGGCGGGCTTCGCCGACGTCGACACCTTCATCCGCGCCTTCCGCCGCCACCACGGCCAGACCCCCGCTGAGTGGCGCCGGCACCAGCCGATGACCCCGAGCGGCAATGCCCGCGCGACGCGGCAGCCGTCCCGGACGCCGGCGATGCTCAGCGACCTGCGGCGCTGGACGAGGCCGGCGGATGCTCCGTTTCTCGCACCCCCCGGACACGAGAAACGGAGCACGCCCACGTCGGAACCTTGGAGAGGGACGACGCCAGCGGGCCCCGGGCACGCGATGAAGGGAGACGGGCCCGGGGCTCGGTGCTCACGCTAGACAGACGCCCCCACCGAGGGCCACGCCAGCGGCCGGACTGTGCGCAAATGGTCGATTGCTCCCCCGTCGCACCGCTCAGGAGGACGCCGGACCGCCGCTCTCCTCGGCGCGCAGGGTCATCTTGCGCAGCAGCCGGTTGACCGTGGCCAGCTCGCGCGCGGTGAGCGCGTCGGCCAGCGCGTGCTCGGCGTCCCCGCGGATGTCCATCGCCCGGCGCCACACCGCCAGGCCCTGCTTGGTGACGTCGACGATCACCCGGCGCCGGTCGTCGACCGACGGGATCCGCCGGATCCAGCCGGCCTTCTCGAGCCCGTCGAGGCGCCCGGTCATCCCGGCGCCGGAGACGCCCACCTCGGCGGCCAGCTCGGTGGGCGAGGCGGAGCCGGGGGTGTCCCGGATCATCAGCGCGTGCAGGGTGTCGTACTCGAAGTCGGTCAGGCCGACCTCGGCCAGCGCCGCGGCCTTGGCGTCGCGCAGGTGGCGCGCGAGCCGGCCGACCCGGGTGAAGACGCCCTCGACGTCCTCGTCGAAGTCGAGGTCGAGCCAGTGGTCGCGCCACCGGGCGACGTGCCGGTCGGTCCAGTCCTCCACCATGGCTGGAGCGTAGCGCCGGACTCCTTCGGCGACCGAATACTTCGCTTGCGAATACTTAGGCGGCGAAGTATCTTCGATCGGTGACCCCGCCCGACAGCGCGACCGAGACCGCGACGACCCCCGTCGTCCCGTCGCCGCTGGCCTCGCGCGACTTCCGCGCGCTCGTCGGCGGCGTGGCGGTGGGCGCGCTGGGCTCGGCGATGACGCCGGTGGCGCTGGCGTTCGCGGTGCTCCACCTCGGCGGCTCGGCGACCCAGCTCGGCCTGGTCGTGGCGGCGTTCTCGGCGGCCGAGGTCGTCACCATCCTGTACGGCGGCGTGCTCGGCGACCGGCTGCCCCGCCAGCTCCTCATGCAGGGCTCGTCCGCAGCGACCGCGCTCAGCCAGGCCGTCTGCGCCGCGGTCCTCATCACCGGGCACGGCTCGATCCTGTTCCTCAGCCTGATCGGCATGGTCAACGGCTGCCTCGGCGCCCTCGCCCAGCCGGCCTCCAGCGCGATGACGCGCGCGACGGTCACCGAGGAGCAGCTCCCGCGCGCCGTCGTCCTGCGCAGCCTGGCCAGCCAGACGGCGTCCGCGGTGGGCTTCGCGCTCGGCGGCGTGATCGTCGCCTTCGCCGGGCCGGGCTGGGCGATCGCCGTCGACGCCGGCACCTACGCGGTCGCGGCGATCCTCTTCTCGCTGATCCGGGTGGCGCACACGCCCTCGGGCTCCCGCGAGCGGATCCTCAGCGAGCTCGCCGACGGCGCCCGCGAGGTGCTGCGGCACACCTGGCTGTGGCTGCTCATCGGTCAGGCGCTGCTCTACCACCTGTTCTACGGCGGCGCGCAGGGCGTGCTCGGACCGATCGTCGTCGGCGACACCTGGGGTGCCGAGGCCTGGGGCTGGGCGCTCTCGGCGCTCATGGCGGGCTTCGTCGCCGGCGGCCTGGTCGCGCTGCGCTGGCGTCCGCGGCACCTGCTCCGCTGGGGCGTGCTGATGCTGTCGCTGACCGCGGCCTTCCCCCTGGCGATGGCCCTGGCCGGACAGGTCTGGCTGGTGCTGCTCGGCGCCTTCGTGCACGGCGTCGGGCTCCAGCTGTTCAGCGTCGCGTGGGACCTGGCGATCCAGGAGAACATCGCGCCCGAGATGCTCTCCCGGGTCTACTCCTTCGACCTGGTCGGCTCGTTCGTGTGCCGTCCGCTCGGCTACGCGCTGACCGGGCCGGTCGCCGCCCTGGTCGGCGTCGACCTGTGGCTGGTCGTCATCGCGGCGGTGATCGGGCTCAGCTCGCTGGCCGCGCTCAGCGCGCCGTCGGTGCGCGGCCTGACCCGTCGTACGACGGTCGAGCCGCTCACGCCTCCACGGTGACGGCGACGACCGCGTCGTCGGGCCCGAACCGGACCGCCGGCCAGTAGCCGTCGAGGAAGTGCTCGCCGCAGGTGTCGTCGAGGTGGATCGTGACGGAGCCGTCCTCGTGCGCGACGAGCGCGCTCACCACGAGGTCCTGGGCGGCGTCGTCGAGCTCGGCGACCGGCGGCTCGTCCTCGCTGAACTGCCGGACGACGGCGTCCGTCGCGGTCCGGGCGTGGACGTGCAGCGCCGCGACGACGTCGGCCAGGCGCTGCTCCAACGCCTCGGCCCGGGCCGGGTCGGTGGTGTCGACGAGGAGCTCGGGGGTCACCCGCGGCACGGTACCGCTCAGCGCAGCCGGGCGGTGCGCGGGACCACGAGCGGGGCGCCACGCTCGCCCGTCTCGACCGCGAGGATCGCGTGGTGCGAGGTCGTCCCGAGGATCGCGGACTGGTTGGCGACGAGCAGCCGGGTGCCGAGGAAGGTCGCGTTCGACGGGCTGTCGAACGGCACCGGGGAGCCGTTGCTGCCCGCGAGCGGAGCCCGGGGGAAGCGGCTGAGCACGCGCCCGTCGGGTCCGAGCTTGACGATCTGGTTGGTGCCGAGCAGGGCGACGTAGACGTTGCCGGAGCGGGCGATCCCGAAGCCGTCGGGGAGGTCGAGCGGGCCTGACGTCCAGACCGTGGCGAGCTTGCCGGCGCTGCCGTCGGCCCGCACCGGGATCCGGTAGAGGTGGCCGCGGAGCAGGTCGAGCGGGTCGGTGGTCGTCTGCTGCGTGACCAGGAACGAGCGCCGGGCGGCGTCGTAGACCAGGCCGGTGGTGCCGAAGCCGGCCGCACCGGCCAGCTTCTTCGAGCGGAACCACGGCCGCGGTGTACCGCCGGCGGCGGGGA encodes the following:
- a CDS encoding CHAT domain-containing protein, whose translation is MESVEELLGLANEDPDATVRRATALLAGTSDPRARSFAHHALGIVHRDRGRIPEALAALRAGIADARRSGDADRERDVRATYGTTLVFAGRTTAGLADLTRACAGAQGAVGAQVQLRYGGTLAVVGRFADALPVLTAARDGAAEAGLPLWEARARIWLGHVHLALGQVDLAEREVVAGERVLAAEGAAVERLKAVENLAEIAGARGDLAACLRIYGEVLAAHRAAGRPSRFEAVALHAAAYRRAGLAPEAARLLRDYGASTTLAPHEDAQFRLALAEALLAAGAPEEALVEARAARDRFVRQGRTWFALRARLVALQVRGGPAEARAVADALDAEGADEAPLALTLAGRLGPADARHGAWERAAAYRRNPNALVRAGAWQARALDREAYGDRGGVLRAAAAGLDALDEHRRLIGSSELRALATAHGRELTALALRHAAQDPRSLLRWSERTRATALAQPPATSDAGSTSAALAALRDNGRRLTEARREGAPVEDLERERRRLERAVRAESHQQTAAAARHRGVSVDEVLAATAADDTCLVELVDVDGVLHVLVAHRGTVRRRVAGATADVTALLGPAGMLLRRAARGRPADPAAIGRRLEEAVLGDAVRLLPDGPVVLAPTARLHGLAWSLLPALDARPFAVVPSAGQWLRARAARPGAGADVGTVLVAGPDLASGGAEVPVLAARHPEAVLLDGDRATVEAVLAHLDGARLAHLATHGRFRADSPLFSALDLADGPLTVHDLERLARAPYRVVLSACESGVLAPVGADELLGLAAALFALGTAGLVSSVGEVNDAATAALMVDLHAALAAGSDPAAALLAVRRRTAGDAVAAGTAAAFVALGV
- a CDS encoding S8 family peptidase — protein: MNDSVRPPAPGARLSPRDAERLRIQVGVIRKAMKHKIGTGPVKGSVPPRDDEAHYLFRAGHALVREKDAARIDRFFAARGKEFRGGLVRKETRMPGLTLVALPQRLDGRDDVLATLDELDRDLGPGLVTPDHVVYVTPTGTLCPATEPIAGKDLPDAVFPPPSCDPSIGKGVRVGVVDTGMWMPAVTSPVTPWLDGVVADPADQEVVDPADIHPYAGHGTFVAGVVRCLAPGTRIEVEGVLTHGGAVFESDIVAQLDEALRDDDHPQLISISAGTHTRRDFALLAFEILAAAHGLDDGEETLVIAAAGNDASSDRFWPAAFPWVVSVGSVDPDGAVSDYSNVGPSWVDVYARGRDLVNAFPQGTYTCYEPPHLGEVREFDGLARWSGTSFATPVVTGLVAARMSATGEPARTAWAAVHAAGTPSVDPRGGHITTVGPLT
- a CDS encoding RNA polymerase sigma factor, with translation MTGPLSMLVPAAREGDQHAWDTIVDRFLPLVEAIVRRHRLTEADGDDVSQTVWLRLVEHLGDLREPDALPGWIRTTTRNECLRLLAARGRVRPVDPQDDAGLDAVTEDTTDAGLLDAERVHVLAEALAELPAARRELLLLLLADPPVAYEEISRLLGMPIGSIGPTRARALDQLRRTRALRGLGPDLVGRLG
- a CDS encoding LuxR C-terminal-related transcriptional regulator, giving the protein MSLGATYVAATTRLPLLDRRERQVLQLVALGRSRDQIAAQLYLDPVAVEELCTRIFATLELTPTPHLDRRVLAVLTLGQSAP
- a CDS encoding AraC family transcriptional regulator, translated to MRKEHPPEDHARLDVAGGDAWAELVAGAFVPLRVDTDEPGFRGAMREQLVGDLAISQVASTRVTVSRTARSTVTDPREVVMLCLFLRGSGTTVQDGRITQFTGGGGFLLDGDQPYSLRFSDGNEVLALRLPRQYLEISNHTLGRLTSREVPKSAAGLNVLRRYLSGLVAMRRPLPQEQLEQQHELALELLHAALHPMVYSEHSRALMSGAAILASARWFIDVHHADPRLTVEDVAREFMVSRRHLETQFARLGPGPAAYLRRVRLRHAARLLRTGRRGQVAAIAAASGFSDVNTFVRAFRREYGATPDEWRRSEQRGPRPGAAERRRTDLLSDLSGFDWTDPGFDA
- a CDS encoding helix-turn-helix transcriptional regulator — translated: MDDILPNEHLAVTGLDEWSQLCSTAYVPLKVSATRDFRGALRERERGPLSLSQVSATPSTVQRTSRLVTTDPREALLFAVFVRGRGVISQHGHEDPVRSGSGYVLQSDQPYGLRLHSDNEILILRTPAELTGLAPAVLPTIAGRVLPPGTAELEVLTREVATALLGEQPAPGPELLLDLLRAVTHRTLYGDRSRPYLSGPALWASARWYLERHHSNPRLNLDDVAARFMVSRRHLEQQFVRHGAGPAAYLRNVRRERAAHLLLADRSTTVARVARSAGFADVDTFIRAFRRHHGQTPAEWRRHQPMTPSGNARATRQPSRTPAMLSDLRRWTRPADAPFLAPPGHEKRSTPTSEPWRGTTPAGPGHAMKGDGPGARCSR
- a CDS encoding MarR family winged helix-turn-helix transcriptional regulator, encoding MVEDWTDRHVARWRDHWLDLDFDEDVEGVFTRVGRLARHLRDAKAAALAEVGLTDFEYDTLHALMIRDTPGSASPTELAAEVGVSGAGMTGRLDGLEKAGWIRRIPSVDDRRRVIVDVTKQGLAVWRRAMDIRGDAEHALADALTARELATVNRLLRKMTLRAEESGGPASS
- a CDS encoding MFS transporter, yielding MTPPDSATETATTPVVPSPLASRDFRALVGGVAVGALGSAMTPVALAFAVLHLGGSATQLGLVVAAFSAAEVVTILYGGVLGDRLPRQLLMQGSSAATALSQAVCAAVLITGHGSILFLSLIGMVNGCLGALAQPASSAMTRATVTEEQLPRAVVLRSLASQTASAVGFALGGVIVAFAGPGWAIAVDAGTYAVAAILFSLIRVAHTPSGSRERILSELADGAREVLRHTWLWLLIGQALLYHLFYGGAQGVLGPIVVGDTWGAEAWGWALSALMAGFVAGGLVALRWRPRHLLRWGVLMLSLTAAFPLAMALAGQVWLVLLGAFVHGVGLQLFSVAWDLAIQENIAPEMLSRVYSFDLVGSFVCRPLGYALTGPVAALVGVDLWLVVIAAVIGLSSLAALSAPSVRGLTRRTTVEPLTPPR
- a CDS encoding SMP-30/gluconolactonase/LRE family protein, encoding MIARLLALAVVAALALVAPASAAEAPPWQTRVFARVGAPGFPAYVHVAPNGRVYAATYTNPMGDKIASRVFEWTASGTLLRSWTVPGQDLAKPHGVQVATSDARGRLVLLEKSRSRVLTLNTRTGRFKVQATLPALARGGKPIPNYATWGPGGALFVSDYGQDVIWRIPAAGGTPRPWFRSKKLAGAAGFGTTGLVYDAARRSFLVTQQTTTDPLDLLRGHLYRIPVRADGSAGKLATVWTSGPLDLPDGFGIARSGNVYVALLGTNQIVKLGPDGRVLSRFPRAPLAGSNGSPVPFDSPSNATFLGTRLLVANQSAILGTTSHHAILAVETGERGAPLVVPRTARLR